The following are encoded together in the Kribbella voronezhensis genome:
- a CDS encoding NAD(P)/FAD-dependent oxidoreductase, with protein MAGAIPGPAAGPRRPIALPDAADVVIVGGGVMGTSIAFHLAEAGVRRIVLLEQQELGSGSTSKAAGGVRANFSDELNIALGARSLEAFARFGERPGQEIDLHRVGYLFLLSTADQVALFEESTRLQNAAGQPTRMISPAEAASLAPIISPDGLAGACFSPADGHCTPESVVLGYASAARRLGATLITGCTVTDIDAEGNKIVGVRTDRGVIRTSTVICVAGAWSAGIGAMVGVELPVTPLRRQIVVTEAIPDLPEMPMTIDFSSTFYFHSEGPGLLVGMSDPEERPGFHLDRSEDWLPRLTAAMEQRAPSLLEVGLVSGWAGLYENTPDHNALIGEAAEVSRFLYATGFSGHGFLQGPAVGEIIRDLYLDRTPFVDISPLHATRFRTAGLRAEQNIV; from the coding sequence ATGGCCGGGGCGATCCCGGGACCGGCGGCGGGCCCGCGCCGGCCGATTGCCCTGCCGGACGCCGCCGACGTGGTGATCGTCGGCGGCGGGGTGATGGGGACGAGCATCGCGTTCCACCTGGCCGAGGCCGGTGTACGGCGGATCGTGCTTCTGGAGCAGCAGGAACTCGGGTCGGGCTCGACGTCGAAGGCTGCCGGCGGCGTACGGGCGAACTTCTCCGACGAACTCAACATCGCGCTCGGTGCTCGTAGCCTGGAGGCCTTCGCGCGCTTCGGCGAACGACCTGGTCAGGAGATCGACCTGCACCGCGTCGGCTACCTGTTCCTGCTGTCCACCGCGGACCAGGTTGCCTTGTTCGAGGAGAGCACGCGACTGCAGAACGCGGCCGGTCAGCCGACCCGGATGATCTCTCCCGCCGAGGCCGCGTCGCTCGCCCCGATCATCTCTCCAGACGGCTTGGCGGGCGCCTGCTTCTCACCAGCCGACGGGCACTGTACGCCGGAATCGGTGGTACTCGGCTACGCCTCCGCGGCCCGCCGGCTCGGCGCGACCTTGATCACCGGCTGCACGGTCACCGATATCGATGCTGAAGGCAACAAGATCGTCGGCGTACGGACGGACCGCGGTGTCATCCGAACGTCGACGGTGATCTGCGTTGCCGGCGCTTGGTCGGCGGGCATCGGCGCGATGGTCGGCGTGGAGCTCCCGGTGACACCGCTTCGCCGTCAGATCGTCGTCACCGAAGCGATTCCGGACCTGCCGGAGATGCCGATGACGATCGACTTCAGCAGCACGTTCTACTTCCACTCCGAAGGGCCCGGACTGCTGGTCGGCATGTCCGATCCCGAGGAGCGGCCGGGCTTCCACCTGGATCGCTCCGAGGACTGGCTGCCACGGCTCACCGCCGCGATGGAGCAGCGGGCGCCGTCGCTGCTGGAGGTGGGCCTGGTCAGCGGCTGGGCCGGACTCTACGAGAACACGCCGGATCACAACGCGCTGATCGGCGAGGCCGCCGAGGTGAGCCGATTCCTTTATGCCACAGGGTTTTCCGGCCACGGCTTCCTCCAGGGCCCGGCCGTCGGCGAGATCATCCGCGACCTGTACCTCGATCGGACCCCGTTCGTCGACATCTCCCCTTTGCATGCCACCCGGTTCCGGACCGCCGGGCTTCGCGCCGAGCAGAACATCGTCTGA